One Prevotella intermedia ATCC 25611 = DSM 20706 DNA window includes the following coding sequences:
- a CDS encoding outer membrane protein assembly factor, producing the protein MSNTKKVLILLAAIFSFSLQMKAQEKIVKPAISYATNPQQYKLAGISVSGVEGYEDYVLVGISGLTIGQYIEIPGTAITNAVKRYWKHGLFSEVSIAVDSLVGEKAYLHIYLQTRPRISSINYLGLKKSEREDMDQKLGIIKGGQITPNMIDRARILAKKYFDDKGYKDATVQIRQRDDVTAKNQVILDIEVDKKEKKKVRHIIIDGNEQLHDKKIKGSLFKKGAFAKTNEAGKLSTLLKAKKFTPERWEEDKKHLIEKYYEHGFRDATILKDSIWNEDDKHVNVYVKVDEGKKYYIRNINWVGNTIYTTDYLNSLLDMKKGDVYNQKFLNKRLTEDESSVGNQYWDHGYLFYNLQPTEINIVGDSVDLEMRIYEGQQARIKRVRINGNDRIYENVVRRELRTKPGDLFSKAALMRTARDLASMGHFDPESVNPEPKANYEDGTVDINWNLKQKSNDQIQLQLGWGQMGALLQLGLKLNNFSIANLLKKNKEHRGFLPIGDGETMSLNAQTNGKYYQSYGLQYATNWFGGKRPIQFTLGANFSKSTDVNTSYYSRSYMQNYYNYMYGVGNYNYNNYENYLDPDKYIQIWGFYAGWGKRLRWPDDYFQLSVQLSYQRYILKNWRYFLIMSNGTANNLSLNISLNRSSTDNQLYPRTGSEFSASLSITPPWSKFDKKDYKNLANDRFSATYQQEQQEKYRWVEYHKWKFKARTFTALSSGSKCFVLMTRVEFGLLGSYNRYKKSPFETFYMGGDGMSGYSSSYAQETIGLRGYDNGQLTQRGEGYAYDRMTLELRYPFLLGNTTIYGLGFVEAGNAWTETSKFNPFDMKRSAGLGVRIYLPMVGMMGIDWAYGFDKVFGKKGGSQFHFVLGQEF; encoded by the coding sequence TACAGCCATCACAAACGCAGTGAAACGCTATTGGAAACATGGCTTATTTTCCGAAGTTTCAATAGCTGTGGATTCCTTGGTGGGCGAAAAAGCATACCTACACATATACTTACAAACGCGTCCGCGCATTTCCAGCATCAACTATCTTGGGCTAAAGAAAAGCGAACGTGAAGATATGGACCAGAAGTTGGGTATTATAAAAGGTGGACAGATAACACCTAACATGATAGACCGTGCAAGAATCCTCGCCAAAAAGTATTTTGACGATAAGGGATACAAAGATGCTACCGTGCAAATACGCCAGCGCGACGACGTTACGGCAAAGAATCAAGTCATTCTTGATATAGAAGTAGACAAGAAAGAAAAGAAAAAGGTTCGCCACATTATTATAGATGGTAACGAACAACTGCACGACAAGAAGATAAAAGGTTCGTTATTTAAGAAGGGTGCCTTCGCTAAGACAAACGAAGCAGGCAAGTTATCGACCCTTTTAAAGGCAAAGAAGTTCACTCCTGAACGTTGGGAGGAAGACAAGAAACACCTTATTGAAAAGTATTACGAGCACGGTTTCCGCGATGCAACTATCTTAAAGGACAGCATTTGGAACGAAGACGATAAGCACGTGAACGTGTATGTGAAAGTAGACGAAGGCAAGAAGTACTACATTCGCAACATCAACTGGGTGGGAAATACAATTTATACCACTGATTATCTTAATTCATTGCTCGATATGAAGAAAGGCGACGTCTACAATCAGAAGTTCCTTAACAAGCGATTAACGGAGGACGAATCGTCGGTTGGCAACCAATATTGGGACCACGGCTACCTCTTTTACAACTTACAACCTACGGAAATTAACATTGTCGGCGACTCCGTAGACCTTGAAATGCGTATCTACGAAGGTCAGCAAGCACGCATCAAGCGTGTCCGCATCAATGGTAACGACCGCATTTACGAGAATGTTGTTCGCCGCGAATTGCGCACAAAGCCAGGCGACCTCTTCTCTAAAGCAGCCTTGATGCGTACTGCCCGCGACTTGGCATCTATGGGACACTTCGACCCAGAATCGGTTAATCCAGAGCCAAAAGCCAACTATGAAGATGGTACAGTAGACATTAACTGGAACTTAAAACAGAAGTCTAACGACCAAATACAGTTACAGTTAGGTTGGGGACAGATGGGTGCGCTGTTGCAATTGGGCTTAAAACTGAACAACTTCTCTATTGCAAACTTGCTCAAAAAGAACAAGGAACACAGAGGATTCCTGCCTATTGGCGATGGCGAAACAATGTCGTTGAATGCCCAAACCAACGGTAAATACTACCAGTCTTACGGTTTGCAATACGCCACAAACTGGTTTGGAGGCAAGCGTCCTATTCAGTTTACGCTCGGTGCGAACTTCTCTAAGTCTACCGATGTGAACACAAGCTACTACAGCCGTAGCTATATGCAGAACTACTACAACTATATGTACGGCGTAGGTAATTACAATTACAACAACTACGAGAACTATCTCGACCCCGACAAGTACATTCAAATCTGGGGATTCTATGCTGGTTGGGGTAAGCGACTAAGATGGCCTGACGACTATTTCCAGCTCTCTGTTCAGCTTTCTTATCAACGCTACATCTTGAAGAACTGGCGTTACTTCCTTATAATGTCGAACGGTACAGCCAACAACTTGAGCTTAAACATTTCGCTCAATCGTAGTTCTACCGACAACCAGCTATACCCACGTACGGGTTCAGAGTTCTCTGCATCGCTCTCAATTACACCGCCTTGGTCTAAGTTCGACAAAAAAGACTACAAGAACCTTGCCAACGACCGCTTCTCGGCTACTTATCAACAAGAGCAACAAGAGAAATATCGTTGGGTGGAATACCACAAATGGAAGTTCAAGGCACGCACCTTTACAGCCCTCAGCAGTGGCAGCAAGTGCTTCGTGTTGATGACTCGCGTGGAATTCGGATTGTTGGGAAGCTACAACCGCTACAAGAAAAGCCCATTTGAAACCTTCTATATGGGTGGCGACGGTATGAGCGGATACTCTTCAAGCTACGCACAAGAAACCATTGGTCTGCGTGGTTACGACAATGGTCAGCTCACACAGCGCGGCGAAGGCTACGCTTACGACCGCATGACGCTCGAACTCCGCTATCCGTTCCTCTTAGGTAACACCACCATTTACGGTCTTGGATTTGTAGAAGCAGGTAATGCGTGGACGGAAACATCGAAGTTCAATCCATTCGATATGAAGCGTTCAGCAGGTTTAGGCGTGCGTATCTACCTCCCAATGGTGGGTATGATGGGTATCGACTGGGCTTACGGCTTCGACAAAGTCTTTGGAAAGAAAGGCGGAAGTCAGTTCCACTTTGTATTGGGACAAGAGTTCTAA
- a CDS encoding OmpH family outer membrane protein, with translation MKKLIASCLVAVFAITAHAQKFALLDMEYVLSNVPAYERANEQLNQVSKKWQAEVEALNTEAATMYKNYQNEVVFLSQEQKKKKQEAIMTKEKQAADLKRKYFGPEGELFKKRTSLITPIQDEIYNAVKDIADQRGYSLIIDRSSSTAGIIYGSPKVDISNEVLQKLGYGNQ, from the coding sequence ATGAAAAAGTTAATCGCATCATGCTTGGTAGCTGTTTTTGCAATAACAGCCCATGCACAGAAGTTCGCACTCCTCGATATGGAGTATGTGCTTAGCAACGTTCCTGCCTACGAGCGTGCCAACGAGCAGTTGAACCAAGTCAGCAAGAAGTGGCAAGCAGAGGTGGAAGCCCTCAACACGGAGGCAGCCACGATGTACAAGAACTATCAGAACGAAGTTGTATTCCTCTCACAAGAGCAGAAAAAGAAGAAGCAAGAGGCTATCATGACAAAGGAAAAACAAGCTGCCGACCTGAAGCGCAAGTACTTTGGCCCTGAAGGCGAGCTGTTCAAGAAGCGCACCAGCCTCATCACCCCTATTCAAGACGAAATATACAACGCCGTCAAAGACATTGCCGACCAACGTGGCTACAGCCTCATCATCGACCGTTCGAGCAGTACTGCAGGCATCATCTATGGTTCGCCAAAGGTTGATATCAGCAACGAAGTATTGCAAAAGTTAGGCTACGGCAACCAATAA
- a CDS encoding OmpH family outer membrane protein: MKKLILMLMLCAPMSLFAQKFGHLDSQALLQSLPEATNVQKELEAKGKEYEKQLTDMQAELQRKAEEYDKTKSTMNATKQAETEKALQDMYTKIQQTAQDNQKAFNEQQQQKLGPVLDKVRSAIEAVAKNGGYVYIMEKVAGQPLYVNEAISKDITAEVKAQLAKMK; this comes from the coding sequence ATGAAAAAGCTTATTTTAATGTTGATGCTCTGTGCTCCTATGAGTTTGTTTGCACAGAAGTTCGGTCATCTCGATTCTCAGGCACTCTTGCAATCATTGCCAGAAGCTACCAACGTGCAGAAAGAACTTGAAGCTAAAGGCAAGGAATACGAGAAACAGCTCACCGATATGCAAGCAGAATTGCAGCGCAAGGCAGAGGAGTACGACAAGACCAAGAGTACAATGAACGCCACAAAGCAGGCTGAAACCGAGAAGGCACTTCAGGATATGTACACCAAGATTCAGCAAACTGCACAAGACAACCAAAAGGCTTTCAACGAACAGCAGCAGCAAAAGCTCGGCCCTGTACTCGACAAGGTACGCAGTGCCATCGAAGCAGTAGCAAAGAATGGCGGCTATGTCTACATTATGGAGAAGGTAGCAGGCCAGCCTCTCTATGTAAACGAGGCTATCAGCAAGGACATCACTGCTGAAGTGAAGGCACAACTTGCCAAGATGAAGTAA
- a CDS encoding OmpH family outer membrane protein has product MMKKTFLLLLLAALPLMVSAQNAMKFAYFNYNEVLKAMPEYTAATHKVDELRAKFDAETKRSENDFHTKYEDFLEGQRNFAPSILKKRQAELQEILDKNIAFKKEADRLIEQVEQQVYAPVHAKLKKTIAKMAQESGYAFVLNADNNALPYVNNMVGEDITTALKTALQ; this is encoded by the coding sequence ATGATGAAGAAAACTTTCTTACTCCTCCTTCTTGCAGCCTTACCGCTTATGGTGAGCGCACAAAACGCAATGAAGTTTGCCTACTTCAACTACAACGAAGTATTGAAAGCTATGCCCGAATATACCGCAGCCACACACAAAGTCGATGAGCTACGGGCAAAATTCGATGCAGAAACAAAGCGTTCGGAAAACGATTTCCACACCAAATACGAGGACTTCCTTGAAGGTCAGCGCAACTTTGCACCCTCAATACTGAAGAAACGCCAAGCCGAACTGCAAGAAATATTAGACAAGAACATTGCCTTCAAGAAGGAAGCCGACCGCCTGATAGAGCAAGTCGAGCAGCAGGTGTACGCTCCCGTGCACGCCAAACTGAAAAAAACGATTGCCAAAATGGCGCAGGAGAGCGGCTACGCCTTCGTTCTCAACGCCGACAACAACGCTCTGCCATACGTGAACAATATGGTTGGCGAAGACATTACAACAGCTTTGAAAACAGCTTTACAATAA
- the murI gene encoding glutamate racemase codes for MNNLPPQAAGPIGVFDSGYGGLTILKAIRELLPQYDYVYLGDNARAPYGSRSFDVVYQFTRQAVLKLFDMGCQLVILGCNTASAKALRSIQQNDLPNIDPLRRVLGVIRPTAEIAGKLTETKHIGILATPGTIKSESYNMEINKLWPDLSVTGVACPLWVPIVENNEAEGAGADYFVKKRIDHILWLDPDIDTLILGCTHYPILMPKIKQYVPDGIQIVSQGEYVADSLKDYLARHTDMDARCTKDGTVRYYTTENADKFKEAARIFWAENMNVEHIDLE; via the coding sequence ATGAACAATTTGCCACCACAAGCAGCAGGTCCGATAGGTGTCTTCGATTCGGGATATGGCGGTCTGACCATTCTGAAAGCCATTCGCGAACTGTTGCCACAATACGATTATGTTTATCTCGGCGACAATGCACGCGCGCCGTATGGCTCTCGTTCGTTCGATGTAGTCTACCAGTTCACGCGCCAAGCCGTGCTGAAACTCTTCGATATGGGTTGCCAATTGGTAATACTCGGTTGCAATACAGCATCGGCAAAAGCCCTTCGCAGCATTCAGCAGAACGATTTGCCCAATATCGACCCGCTCCGCCGTGTGCTCGGAGTTATCCGTCCTACTGCCGAGATAGCAGGCAAACTCACCGAAACCAAGCACATCGGCATTCTCGCTACACCGGGAACGATAAAAAGCGAAAGCTACAATATGGAGATAAACAAGCTGTGGCCCGACCTAAGTGTTACGGGGGTGGCTTGTCCGCTGTGGGTACCCATCGTTGAAAACAACGAGGCAGAAGGTGCAGGTGCCGACTATTTCGTAAAGAAACGCATCGATCACATCTTGTGGTTAGACCCCGACATCGACACACTCATACTGGGTTGCACCCACTACCCCATTCTTATGCCGAAGATAAAACAATACGTTCCCGACGGCATACAAATCGTATCGCAAGGCGAATATGTTGCCGACAGTCTGAAAGACTATCTTGCCCGCCACACCGATATGGACGCCCGCTGCACCAAAGACGGAACAGTGCGTTACTACACCACCGAGAACGCCGACAAGTTCAAGGAGGCTGCACGTATCTTCTGGGCAGAAAATATGAACGTAGAACACATAGATTTAGAGTGA
- a CDS encoding RNase H family protein: MKLQNPPENRHDTVLPLPLCVKANAWAVDAACSGNPGPMEYQCIDLATGQRIFHFGPTMGTNNIGEFLAIVHALALMEKQGIKDKVVYSDSYNAILWVNKKKCKTTLEHNEKTAELHNIIARAEQWLRTHIVTTPIIKWETKEWGEIPADFGRK, translated from the coding sequence ATGAAACTACAAAACCCACCTGAGAACAGACACGATACCGTGTTGCCTTTACCCTTGTGTGTAAAGGCAAATGCGTGGGCGGTAGATGCTGCGTGTTCGGGAAATCCGGGACCAATGGAGTACCAGTGCATCGACCTTGCTACGGGGCAGCGCATCTTTCATTTCGGTCCGACGATGGGAACGAACAACATTGGCGAATTTCTGGCGATTGTTCATGCGCTGGCACTAATGGAAAAGCAAGGCATTAAGGACAAGGTCGTCTACAGCGACTCGTACAATGCCATCTTGTGGGTGAACAAAAAGAAGTGTAAAACCACTTTGGAGCATAACGAAAAGACCGCCGAGCTACACAATATCATAGCACGGGCAGAGCAGTGGCTGCGCACCCACATCGTAACCACGCCCATTATAAAGTGGGAAACAAAAGAGTGGGGAGAAATTCCTGCCGACTTCGGTCGCAAATAA
- a CDS encoding DUF2059 domain-containing protein, which produces MKKVFLTLLLVSFTAFPCSLNAQSVEVPEGTDTAFVEAVDKFMEVSGSKTAMKAQFPLIMNNLRKALKGIPDDVFAKMEAKFQVVFVKRGVGLYALFYERYYTLEDIKGLIAFYETDLGRKVARVTPSLTTDLYKAGEQLGIMVLKSIVEDLRTEGYDVKDL; this is translated from the coding sequence ATGAAAAAAGTATTTTTAACCCTTCTTCTCGTTTCTTTTACAGCCTTTCCTTGCAGCTTGAATGCGCAAAGTGTAGAAGTTCCAGAAGGCACTGATACAGCTTTTGTAGAAGCTGTGGATAAGTTTATGGAGGTGTCGGGCAGTAAAACGGCAATGAAAGCGCAATTTCCACTTATTATGAACAATCTTAGAAAAGCTCTGAAAGGTATTCCTGACGATGTGTTTGCTAAGATGGAAGCCAAGTTTCAAGTAGTTTTTGTTAAACGAGGAGTGGGGCTCTATGCGCTCTTTTATGAGCGTTATTATACGTTAGAGGATATAAAAGGACTTATTGCCTTTTATGAAACCGACTTAGGGCGCAAAGTTGCAAGAGTAACCCCTTCGCTAACGACAGACCTTTATAAAGCTGGGGAGCAATTAGGAATAATGGTATTGAAGAGCATAGTCGAAGACTTGAGAACTGAAGGGTATGATGTGAAAGATTTGTAA
- the argS gene encoding arginine--tRNA ligase, translating to MKIEDQITAAALAAVKELYGAEIPAQMIQLQKTKANFEGNLTLVTFPLLKTSRKSPEATAQEVGEYLKANCKAIADFNVVKGFLNLVIAPAAWIGLLNDIHANEKFGEQQVTADSPLAMVEYSSPNTNKPLHLGHVRNNLLGWSLSKIMEANGYKVVKTNIVNDRGIHICKSMLAWQKWGNGITPEQAGKKGDHLIGDFYVAFDKHYREELAALTAQFKGEGLDDEAAKAKAEQESVLMKEARAMLVKWEANDPEVRALWEKMNNWVYAGFDETYKALGVGFDKIYYESKTYLEGKKKVEEGLAKGLFVRKDDNSVWADLTNEGLDQKILLRSDGTSVYMTQDIGTAEMRFKDYPIDKMIYVVGNEQNYHFQVLSILLDRLGFKWGKDLVHFSYGMVELPNGKMKSREGTVVDADDLIASMIQNARALSEDKVNKLEDITEAEKNEIARIVGLGALKYFILKVDARKNMLFNPEESIDFNGNTGPFIQYTYARIRSILRKAAAQGIAIPTAVADNAPMNEKEIALIQKMNDFGAAVAQAGVDYSPSGIANYCYELTKEFNQFYHDYSILSADTEDEKTTRLVLAQNVAKVIKNGMELLGIEVPERM from the coding sequence ATGAAGATAGAAGACCAGATAACCGCTGCGGCATTGGCAGCCGTAAAAGAACTGTACGGTGCAGAGATTCCAGCACAGATGATACAGTTGCAAAAGACAAAGGCAAACTTTGAAGGAAACCTTACGTTGGTAACGTTTCCATTGCTAAAGACTTCTCGAAAAAGCCCCGAAGCAACGGCACAGGAAGTGGGCGAATATCTGAAAGCAAACTGCAAGGCGATTGCCGACTTCAATGTTGTAAAGGGTTTCTTGAACCTTGTCATTGCTCCTGCAGCGTGGATAGGACTTCTTAACGATATTCACGCCAACGAGAAGTTTGGCGAACAGCAAGTAACGGCAGACAGTCCGCTCGCCATGGTGGAGTATTCGTCGCCCAACACCAACAAGCCGCTCCACTTGGGGCACGTGCGCAACAACCTTTTAGGCTGGTCGTTGTCGAAGATAATGGAGGCTAACGGCTACAAAGTAGTGAAGACCAACATCGTGAACGACCGCGGTATTCACATTTGTAAGTCGATGCTTGCGTGGCAGAAGTGGGGCAACGGCATCACGCCAGAGCAGGCAGGAAAGAAGGGCGACCACCTTATCGGCGATTTCTATGTAGCGTTCGACAAGCATTATCGTGAAGAACTCGCTGCACTTACGGCTCAATTCAAGGGCGAAGGCTTGGACGACGAGGCTGCAAAGGCTAAGGCTGAACAAGAATCGGTACTGATGAAGGAGGCGCGCGCCATGCTCGTGAAGTGGGAAGCAAACGACCCAGAGGTGCGTGCGCTATGGGAAAAGATGAACAACTGGGTATATGCAGGCTTCGACGAAACCTATAAGGCACTCGGTGTAGGCTTCGACAAGATATATTATGAAAGCAAAACCTACCTCGAAGGAAAGAAAAAGGTGGAAGAAGGTTTGGCGAAAGGCTTGTTCGTGCGAAAGGACGACAACTCTGTATGGGCTGACCTGACAAACGAGGGCTTAGACCAAAAGATACTTTTGAGAAGCGACGGCACGTCGGTGTATATGACACAGGACATAGGAACTGCCGAAATGCGCTTCAAGGACTATCCTATCGACAAGATGATTTACGTCGTAGGCAACGAGCAGAACTACCATTTCCAAGTGCTTTCCATTCTTTTAGACCGCCTCGGCTTCAAGTGGGGCAAGGATTTGGTGCACTTCTCTTACGGTATGGTGGAACTTCCAAACGGCAAGATGAAGAGCCGCGAGGGCACAGTGGTAGATGCCGACGACCTTATAGCTTCGATGATACAGAACGCCCGTGCGCTTAGCGAGGACAAGGTGAACAAGTTGGAAGACATTACTGAGGCGGAAAAGAACGAAATTGCACGCATCGTGGGTCTGGGTGCGCTGAAGTATTTCATTCTGAAAGTAGATGCACGAAAGAATATGCTCTTCAATCCGGAAGAGTCAATCGACTTCAATGGCAACACTGGTCCGTTCATTCAATATACCTACGCACGTATCCGCAGCATTCTCCGCAAGGCTGCTGCACAAGGCATCGCTATTCCGACGGCAGTTGCCGACAATGCTCCGATGAATGAAAAGGAGATTGCGCTCATTCAGAAGATGAACGATTTTGGTGCAGCCGTAGCACAGGCAGGCGTCGATTACAGCCCGAGTGGTATTGCGAACTACTGCTACGAACTTACAAAAGAGTTCAACCAGTTCTACCACGATTACAGTATTCTGAGCGCAGACACCGAAGACGAAAAGACTACACGCCTTGTCTTGGCGCAGAATGTAGCCAAAGTAATCAAGAACGGTATGGAGCTTTTGGGCATCGAAGTGCCAGAACGTATGTAA
- a CDS encoding ABC transporter ATP-binding protein translates to MKITLEQLSVGYKGFSPVVTDINVEIKSGELTCLIGSNGIGKSTLLKTLTGFLPKLGGRLLLDGRDIDLLSQRERAKYISIVLTYKTDVQNLSVAEMVGMGRMPYTGFWGKLNADDRKIVAEAINMVGINHLKGRMVQTLSDGERQKVMIAKALAQQTPIILLDEPTSFLDFPSKVEMLQLLHRLAKETDKVVFLSTHDLELVLRIADLLVELDKSGLHVVPAEKVQSQISKLLE, encoded by the coding sequence ATGAAAATAACGCTTGAACAGCTATCGGTGGGTTACAAAGGCTTTTCGCCCGTAGTAACCGACATAAATGTAGAAATAAAGAGTGGCGAGCTTACCTGTCTGATAGGTTCGAACGGCATCGGCAAGTCTACCTTGCTGAAGACATTGACAGGCTTTCTGCCCAAACTCGGCGGACGGCTTCTGCTCGATGGGCGCGACATCGACTTGCTTTCGCAGCGCGAACGTGCGAAGTACATCAGCATCGTGCTCACCTACAAGACCGATGTGCAGAACCTTAGCGTTGCCGAAATGGTGGGAATGGGGCGTATGCCCTACACGGGCTTCTGGGGAAAGCTCAACGCCGACGACCGAAAAATTGTGGCTGAAGCCATCAATATGGTGGGTATCAACCATCTGAAAGGCAGAATGGTGCAGACATTGTCCGACGGCGAACGACAGAAAGTAATGATTGCGAAAGCGTTGGCGCAGCAAACGCCCATCATTTTGTTAGACGAACCCACGTCGTTCTTGGACTTTCCGTCGAAGGTGGAAATGCTGCAACTGCTTCATCGCTTGGCAAAGGAAACCGACAAGGTGGTGTTTCTTTCCACACACGATTTGGAATTAGTCCTCCGCATTGCCGATTTGTTGGTGGAATTAGACAAGAGTGGGCTGCACGTAGTGCCTGCCGAAAAGGTGCAAAGCCAAATAAGCAAACTGTTGGAATAG
- a CDS encoding L-lactate permease, translated as MSAIIAIIPIVLLFVLMLGLKMAGHKSAFFTLLVTIALALFVAPAMGFVPKDFTFAGVGWAVVEGVLKAVFPILIIILMAIFSYNVLVESKEIEVIKNQFTSFSDDKGVTVLMLVWGFGGLLEGMAGFGTAVAIPAAILISLGYKPVFSALVALIANTVPTGFGAVGVPVITLCNEVAAGGVASPELIREVSTYCVVQLSPLFIILPFIILTLTNRSRSAIGRNLLISLWVGGISLATQYVVAMFLGAETPAIIGSVAAIIALLVYSKLFAPKKDNGNVKHYTAAETFRAWSVYFFILLFILLSGPLFPDINSFLKSHLVSRVALPIYADGTTFNFGWISNAGLMLLLGTVIGGLIQGVSPRKLLVILARTTVNLRKTVITIISLVSLASVMNYAGMIVVIASALAAVTGQLYPVFAPLIGAIGTFVTGSDTSSNILFAKLQANVAHQLNYSNSDWLVAANTTGATGGKMISPQSIAIATAACDMQGRDGEILKAAIPYAIAYIAIGGLMVLLAA; from the coding sequence ATGAGTGCGATTATTGCTATTATCCCGATTGTTTTGCTCTTCGTTCTGATGTTAGGATTGAAGATGGCAGGGCACAAGAGTGCGTTCTTTACGTTGCTTGTTACCATTGCGCTGGCACTTTTCGTTGCGCCCGCTATGGGCTTTGTGCCGAAAGACTTCACGTTTGCGGGCGTGGGTTGGGCTGTCGTGGAAGGCGTGCTGAAAGCGGTGTTCCCTATTCTCATCATCATCTTGATGGCGATTTTCAGTTACAATGTATTGGTGGAGAGCAAGGAAATAGAAGTGATAAAGAACCAGTTCACATCTTTTTCCGACGACAAGGGCGTAACGGTGCTTATGCTCGTGTGGGGCTTTGGCGGACTGCTTGAAGGTATGGCAGGCTTTGGAACGGCGGTTGCCATTCCTGCAGCTATCCTTATTTCGTTGGGCTACAAACCTGTATTCTCGGCTCTTGTGGCACTGATAGCCAACACGGTGCCTACGGGATTTGGTGCCGTGGGCGTGCCTGTGATTACGCTTTGCAACGAGGTGGCAGCAGGAGGCGTGGCTTCGCCCGAACTCATACGCGAGGTTTCGACTTACTGCGTGGTTCAGCTTTCGCCATTGTTCATCATCTTGCCATTCATTATTCTGACGCTTACAAACCGCAGCCGAAGTGCCATTGGGCGCAATTTGCTTATTTCGCTGTGGGTGGGCGGTATCTCGTTGGCTACGCAATATGTTGTTGCAATGTTCCTCGGAGCCGAAACGCCTGCCATTATCGGCAGTGTGGCAGCCATCATAGCCTTGCTGGTTTACAGCAAACTCTTTGCACCGAAGAAGGATAATGGCAACGTGAAGCACTACACGGCAGCCGAAACCTTCCGTGCGTGGAGCGTTTACTTCTTCATATTGCTGTTCATCTTGCTGTCAGGGCCATTGTTTCCCGACATCAACAGTTTCTTGAAGTCGCACCTTGTATCGCGTGTGGCATTGCCTATCTATGCCGACGGCACTACTTTCAACTTCGGTTGGATTAGCAACGCAGGACTTATGCTGCTCTTGGGTACCGTGATTGGCGGACTGATACAAGGCGTGTCGCCTCGCAAACTTTTGGTTATCTTGGCTCGTACTACGGTAAACCTGCGCAAAACCGTCATTACCATCATCAGTTTGGTTTCTTTGGCATCGGTAATGAACTATGCGGGTATGATAGTTGTCATTGCTTCAGCCCTCGCAGCGGTTACGGGGCAGCTCTATCCTGTATTTGCACCACTCATCGGGGCTATCGGAACGTTTGTAACGGGCAGCGATACATCGTCCAACATCTTGTTTGCCAAACTGCAAGCCAACGTTGCCCATCAACTGAATTACAGCAATTCGGACTGGCTTGTGGCAGCAAACACTACGGGAGCAACGGGCGGTAAGATGATTTCGCCGCAGAGCATAGCAATTGCAACAGCCGCCTGCGATATGCAGGGACGCGACGGCGAGATTTTAAAGGCAGCTATTCCGTATGCCATTGCATACATTGCGATAGGCGGTCTGATGGTGCTCTTGGCTGCCTGA